A genomic window from Populus nigra chromosome 7, ddPopNigr1.1, whole genome shotgun sequence includes:
- the LOC133699659 gene encoding ubiquitin-conjugating enzyme E2 10-like has protein sequence MASKRILKELKDLQRDPPTSCSAGPVAEDMFHWQATIIGPNDSPYAGGVFLVTIHFPPDYPFKPPKVAFRTKVFHPNINSNGNICLDILKEQWSPALTISKVLLSICSLLTDPNPDDPLVPEIAHMYKADKIKYESSARSWTQKYAMG, from the exons ATGGCATCGAAAAGAATATTGAAGGAGCTCAAGGACTTGCAGAGAGATCCCCCAACTTCATGCAGTGCAG GTCCTGTGGCTGAGGATATGTTCCATTGGCAAGCCACCATCATAGGTCCAAATGACAGTCCCTACGCGGGTGGTGTTTTCCTTGTTACCATTCATTTCCCACCGGATTATCCTTTTAAACCTCCCAag GTTGCCTTCAGGACCAAGGTATTCCATCCAAACATAAACAGTAACGGGAACATCTGCTTGGACATACTCAAGGAACAATGGAGCCCTGCGCTCACCATATCAAAG GTTTTACTCTCCATATGCTCACTGCTTACAGATCCAAACCCTGACGATCCTCTTGTTCCTGAAATAGCCCATATGTACAAGGCCGACAAGATCAAGTATGAGTCTTCTGCTAGGAGCTGGACTCAAAAGTATGCCATGGGATAG
- the LOC133699658 gene encoding rac-like GTP-binding protein 5, translating into MSASRFIKCVTVGDGAVGKTCMLISYTSNTFPTDYVPTVFDNFSANVVVDGSTVNLGLWDTAGQEDYNRLRPLSYRGADIFLLAFSLISKASYENVAKKWIPELRHYAPGVPIILVGTKLDLRDDKQFFLDHPGAVPITTAQGEELRKLIGAPVYIECSSKTQQNVKAVFDAAIKVVLQPPKQKKKKKRKAQKACSIL; encoded by the exons atgagtgCTTCAAGATTCATAAAGTGTGTCACTGTTGGTGATGGTGCTGTTGGAAAGACTTGCATGCTCATTTCCTACACCAGCAACACTTTCCCTACT GATTATGTGCCGACCGTGTTTGACAATTTCAGTGCAAATGTGGTTGTGGATGGGAGCACTGTCAATTTAGGGTTGTGGGATACTGCTG GCCAGGAAGATTACAATAGACTGAGGCCTTTGAGCTATCGGGGGGCAGACATTTTCCTGCTTGCTTTCTCCCTCATTAGCAAGGCCAGCTATGAAAATGTTGCAAAGAAA TGGATTCCTGAATTGAGGCACTATGCACCTGGTGTTCCAATTATTCTTGTCGGGACAAAGCTTG ATCTCCGAGATGATAAACAATTCTTTTTAGATCACCCAGGTGCAGTGCCCATCACCACAGCTCAG ggTGAGGAACTGAGAAAGCTAATTGGGGCTCCTGTTTACATTGAATGCAGTTCGAAAACACAGCAG AATGTCAAAGCTGTCTTTGATGCGGCCATTAAGGTGGTCCTCCAGCCtccaaaacagaagaagaaaaagaagagaaaggcaCAGAAGGCCTGCTCTATATTGTGA